A single window of Loxodonta africana isolate mLoxAfr1 chromosome 10, mLoxAfr1.hap2, whole genome shotgun sequence DNA harbors:
- the SLC25A47 gene encoding solute carrier family 25 member 47 translates to MCPVPPAPVCPAPGPKYHGPLHCLTTVAREEGLWGLYKGSSALLLRDGHSFATYFLSYAILCEWLTPAGHSRPDVLGVLVAGGCAGVLAWAVATPMDVIKSRLQADGQGQQRYRGLLHCMVTSVREEGPRVLFKGLALNCCRAFPVNMVVFVTYEAVLRLTRGLLT, encoded by the exons ATGTGTCCTGTGCCCCCTGCGCCTGTATGTCCAGCACCTGGGCCCAAGTACCATGGGCCGCTGCACTGCCTGACCACAGTGGCCCGTGAGGAGGGCCTTTGGGGCCTCTACAAGGGCAGCTCGGCCCTGCTCTTACGGGACGGCCACTCCTTCGCCACCTACTTCCTCTCCTACGCCATCCTCTGCGAGTGGCTCACGCCTGCTGGCCATAGCCGGCCAG ATGTACTGGGCGTGCTGGTGGCCGGAGGCTGTGCAGGGGTCCTGGCTTGGGCTGTGGCCACCCCCATGGATGTGATCAAGTCGCGCCTGCAGGCAGACGGGCAAGGCCAGCAGCGCTACCGGGGCCTCCTGCACTGCATGGTGACCAGTGTGCGAGAGGAGGGGCCACGGGTCCTCTTCAAAGGGCTGGCTCTCAACTGCTGCCGTGCGTTCCCTGTCAACATGGTGGTCTTTGTCACCTACGAGGCTGTGCTGAGGCTCACCCGTGGCCTGCTCACATAG